The genomic stretch ATATCTACCTAAGGTACCATATACAGAAATTTTGTCTCCAGGTTCTACATCTTCAAATGCGTCCATATCACGTGAGAATAAACGAACATATAAACCAAGTCCATCTTCACTTTGAATGAACAATCCATCATCATAAACATTCCAAGCTGTTACAATTCCCTCAACATGAGCTTTTTCACCATCGTTTAAATCATAAGCGTCTGAAATACTCATTGCTTCTGTTCCAATAACTGTAACAGTGACTTCAACATCTTCACTTAATGTTCCTAAAGTAGCAGTACCTGTTAAAGTTACTTCAGTATCATCTGTTGGACGGCTTACGAATGAACCATCATCAGCGATTAAATCATCATGACTTGAAGTCCATCCAGAGAATTCAGTGTCATTGTCTCCAGTAGTAGGTAATTCAATATCGTCTTCAAAAGTAAGATATGAACTTCCATCCACTTGAGAAACGTCTGCATTAAATAATTCTTCATCTCCAAGTTCTACTTCGCCTAAGTCGCTTTCATCCCCTTGGAATACTACTAATACACCATCACGAGAATGATCGGTGTAGTAAATAACAGTAATTTCTACAATATCACCTTCGTTATCTTCTAATACTTCAATGTCTGAAGCCCAAGATTGGTGATAAACCATGAAATAAAGATCAGGATCATTTAAATCAACAATAGCCATGTTGTCATATTGTCCACGTGTTTCAATACGACCTGTTACTGTAAAGTGATGTCCATGAAGGTCAATTTGTTCTAAATCTTGTTCGTGGAAATCAGCAAGTGTGGTTTCAGTAGGTTCAACATGATAATCATTATCACTTGATAAAATCTCTTGATCTTCGATGCTAC from Methanocalculus natronophilus encodes the following:
- a CDS encoding immunoglobulin-like domain-containing protein, with protein sequence SIEDQEILSSDNDYHVEPTETTLADFHEQDLEQIDLHGHHFTVTGRIETRGQYDNMAIVDLNDPDLYFMVYHQSWASDIEVLEDNEGDIVEITVIYYTDHSRDGVLVVFQGDESDLGEVELGDEELFNADVSQVDGSSYLTFEDDIELPTTGDNDTEFSGWTSSHDDLIADDGSFVSRPTDDTEVTLTGTATLGTLSEDVEVTVTVIGTEAMSISDAYDLNDGEKAHVEGIVTAWNVYDDGLFIQSEDGLGLYVRLFSRDMDAFEDVEPGDKISVYGTLGRY